One Mya arenaria isolate MELC-2E11 chromosome 5, ASM2691426v1 genomic window carries:
- the LOC128234038 gene encoding uncharacterized protein LOC128234038 has product MAFSDNYCYGTAVDSPASFESMRTKDEIGKIVFTVSKEKSTVTIQKHLVRVFKRELGNFMDHLHLQYPDTKHLNFTHVFFTPGKEWIGINVSGLEKSKEEFQKKHDSPNSVTKCLNTYFRDRRIREQCGLEKDSGLDFTFYILNKQISPTPR; this is encoded by the exons ATGGCGTTCAGCGACAACTACTGCTACGGGACTGCCGTAGATAGCCCAGCATCATTCGAGTCGATGAGGACAAAGG ATGAAATTGGAAAAATAGTATTTACTGTTTCCAAGGAGAAGTCCACCGTGACCATACAGAAGCACTTGGTCCGCGTGTTCAAAAGAGAACTGGGGAATTTCATGGATCACTTACATTTACAATATCCGGATACGAAACATCTTAATTTCACTCATGTGTTTTTTACCCCTGGCAAGGAGTGGATAGGGATAAACGTAAGTGGCTTAGAAAAATCAAAAGAGGAGTTTCAGAAAAAACATGATTCACCGAATTCCGTCACGAAGTGTTTGAACACATACTTTAGGGATCGCCGAATAAGAGAACAATGTGGTTTAGAAAAGGACTCAGGATTAGACTTCACATTCTATATCTTAAACAAACAGATTTCTCCGACACCACGGTAA